A region of the Stieleria neptunia genome:
GGAACTGGACGACCTGGTTCAAGTCGGCTTGTTCAATATTCTCGAAGAACGGGATGTGCAAATCCGCGGCTTTCCGATCCGATTTGATTTGGACATCATGATTCTGTTCTCCGCCAACCCGTCGACGTACAACCGCAGCGGTAAGGTGATTCCCCAGTTGAAAGACCGCATCGGGACGATCGTGCAAACGCACTATCCCACCGAACGTGATCAGGGAATCGACATCCTGCGGCAAGAAATCGGCACGGACCTGGAGGGGGAGTATCCGGTCCAAGTGCCGTACTTCATGTTCCAATTGGTCGAAGAGATCACCGAACAGGCGCGGCGGAGCAAGTTCATCGATCAAGCGTCGGGTGTGTCGGCACGCTTTTCACTGGCCAACTTCCGAACGATGGTCGCCTCGGCACGCCAGCGTGGCATCCTGCACAACGAAAAACCGGCCGTCCCACGAATCAGCGACTTGGGACATCTGTACTCCAGTTCGCTCGGCAAGCTGGAACTGGATCTGATGGGCACCCATCAGATGAGTGAAAAACAGGTGCTCGACGCGGTCGTCGCCAAAGCGGTCCAAGTCATCTTCGGTGAATACGTCGAAAAACATGGACTCGGTGAGATCGCCGAAATCTTTCGCAGCGGCGTCCGCGTCGAAGTGGGAGACTTGTTACCGAGCAGCGATTACGCCGAACGTTTGCAAAGTGTCCCGCCGGCCTGGGACCTGGCGTTCGAGGTCAACGCCAGCGAAAACGAGGCGGTTCGGGCCAGTTGCGTGGAGTTTGTCTTGGCGGGCCTGTATAGCATGGACCGGATCAGCCGAGCCCAACGTCACGGCAAAATCGAATACGAAGTTTAATCGCATGAACAAACGACTCGGCGGCATCATTCACGCGTACCAAAAGTACGATCCGGCCTCGTTTCCGCCACCGAGCGAACCGCCGCCGGACCTCGTGACGCCGGCCTTTGAACAAGCGCTGATGTATGGTGAGTTTCGCGAATTGAGCGAAGAAGAACTCGCCCGTGCGGTGCGTCTGGATCCCAGCCAGATCCAAGGACTGGGCCCGAGTATCGACTTTCTCAAAGCGATGCTCGAAGAACGCAAACGAAAGATTCTCGAAACCTACGAATCGCGGTCGGTCCAAAAGAAAGCCCGCAAAGCGTTTCACTCGGCGGCCAAGGACGTACGGATCCCCAAAAAGCTGGCCGAAACCTACCGACAAGCGATCAACCGCGAGCAGCCCTACCTGCTCGAATCGCTCTGGTATCGCGCCGAAGATCACGGCGGATCACTGTCGACGGACCTGTTGAAGGTCGCCGCACGGATGGGCGACAAACACAACATCGAAGAACTCGCCAGCAAGTATGAGTTCACCGGCAACGAGTCGATGTCGGTTCCCAAGGCACTCGAGATCAAGGAAGAACTCGAAAAAATCGACGAGCTGCTCAAGCAACTCGAAGAGGCTGCCAAGTCGGCCCAGATCGGGCTGATCGACATGGACATGCTCAGCGAGTTCGCTCAACCGGGCGACATGGAACAGCTGGAAGAGATGCGACGTCAGGTCGAGAACCTGATCCGCGAAGAAGCCGAACGTCAGGGGCTACAACGTGATTCGACGGGACAGTTTCGTCTGACGCCCCACGCCTACAAGATCTTTCAAGGCCGGCTGCTGGAACGGATCTTCAGCGAGTTGGCCCCGTCGCGGTCCGGACGCCATCACGGAAACGTCGTCGGTGAAGGCGCGGTGGAATTGCAGCAAACCAAACCCTACGAGTTCGGCGATTCGGTCGCCAACATGGACATCCCACAAACGGTCATCAACGCCCTGCTCCGCCAAGGCGATGAGCGGCCGTTGCGGCTGCGTGGCGATGACATCGAAATCCACAAAACACGCAATCACCCCAAGTGTGCCACGTGCGTGATCATGGACATGAGCGG
Encoded here:
- a CDS encoding vWA domain-containing protein produces the protein MNKRLGGIIHAYQKYDPASFPPPSEPPPDLVTPAFEQALMYGEFRELSEEELARAVRLDPSQIQGLGPSIDFLKAMLEERKRKILETYESRSVQKKARKAFHSAAKDVRIPKKLAETYRQAINREQPYLLESLWYRAEDHGGSLSTDLLKVAARMGDKHNIEELASKYEFTGNESMSVPKALEIKEELEKIDELLKQLEEAAKSAQIGLIDMDMLSEFAQPGDMEQLEEMRRQVENLIREEAERQGLQRDSTGQFRLTPHAYKIFQGRLLERIFSELAPSRSGRHHGNVVGEGAVELQQTKPYEFGDSVANMDIPQTVINALLRQGDERPLRLRGDDIEIHKTRNHPKCATCVIMDMSGSMRYDGQYMNVKRMALALQGLIQSEYPGDFLRFIEMYTFAKLRAPGEIINLMPKPVTIHDPWVRLKADLSDQNVSEAQIHPHFTNIQRSLQLARQNLVHCDTPNRQIVLITDGLPTAHCEDEWLYMLYPPDPRTEQATMREAALCSKEGITINIFLVPSWSQSEEDIRFANRMAQSTSGRVFFTSGNNLDRFVLWDYVQNKREIIA
- a CDS encoding P-loop NTPase family protein; translation: MNVATAAPTATTLKELIDSGWESKTVKREIRDNFTQMLASGEELFPGIVGYDDTVIPEINLALLAGHDMLFLGEKGQAKSRIMRMLTRFLDEWIPYIDHPELPVHEDPTHPVTSLGRKLVETLDPEDIKIAWWHRDHRYSERLSPGTKFADIIGEIDPAKLTGGVSMSAEEALSFGLIPRMHRGIFAMNELPELDDLVQVGLFNILEERDVQIRGFPIRFDLDIMILFSANPSTYNRSGKVIPQLKDRIGTIVQTHYPTERDQGIDILRQEIGTDLEGEYPVQVPYFMFQLVEEITEQARRSKFIDQASGVSARFSLANFRTMVASARQRGILHNEKPAVPRISDLGHLYSSSLGKLELDLMGTHQMSEKQVLDAVVAKAVQVIFGEYVEKHGLGEIAEIFRSGVRVEVGDLLPSSDYAERLQSVPPAWDLAFEVNASENEAVRASCVEFVLAGLYSMDRISRAQRHGKIEYEV